TTCAAGGCCTATGAACCGGATATGTATACCCCGGTCATCCGCAACGGCATCCGCCATGCAACGCTTTCGGATTCCGGCCATTACACGGTTTACCTCCCTGCCTATTCAGACAGCCGGATTCTCCGCGTTCTTTCCGAGATTCCCTCGGTTAGCTGGCAGGTATTTTCCAAACACAGTCACCACGCCTACCGTTTCGGAAACGTTTCGATTCAGCCTGTGTCCAACCAGGCCTTTTTGGAGAGTATTACCTCCTGCCGGGGAGTCTTGAGCGCCGCCGGGTTCGAAACCCCGTCCGAAGCCCTTTTTATGGGAAAAAAACTCTGTGTCATCCCCATGCGGGCGCAGTTGGAACAGCAATGCAATGCCGCTGCCCTGAAAGCCATGGGTGTACCGGTACTCGCCGGCCTGTCGGCCAGGGAACTGCCCCGGTTGCAGGCCTGGGTGATGTCGGACAAACGGCTCCGGATGGATTACCCGGACCAGACCCGGGAACTGGTCCATCGCATCCTGGCTACCCGGACGGCCCCGGTTTGGGCGTAGCGGGGCGCCACCCGGCATCGAGCCCGCAGATTTCCCGCGCCATCGCCTCCAGGTCCATACCCAGTTGATCCCGGCTAAACCGCAGCACGAGTTGGCGTTCCCGCTCCGGCAGCGCTTCAAACCCCAGCTGGGCCCCGAGGATCATCCCTGCAACGGCGGCAACCGTGTCGTTATCCCTGCCGTAGTTGACAATAAACTGCATGGTTTTCATAAAGTCGCCCTGGCCGAATTCCAGGCTGGCGATCAGGATCTGCCAGATTTCCCCGGCGTGGAAGGCGTGGGCCTTCTGGTCGCGTTCTAGGTTGGAATAGATAAATTCCTGCTGCCGCCAGCCCTCCGGGCCCTCCGGATAGCCCGTGGGCACGAGTCTCAGGAGGGAATCCCTGGAAAAGTCTTTCGGCAGGGGCCGCAGCAACCGCGCCCGCTTGACGTAGTTCCGAGCGGAAAGAGCCAGTGTCAGGGAAATCCGCCCCACGAGCCGGCTGTCCTCAAAGCGATACGGGTCAATGAATACCGCGGTGTTTAGCAGGGAATCCGTCTGGCTGGTATTCATCGCCATCCGGGTCATGGCCGCTACCAGGGCCGAGATGTCCCGGGCGTATCCCAGATCGAACAGGGCGTGGTCATAAGCCAGACGGTAGGCAGCTTCCGGGTTTTCCGCCACCAGGCCCAGGGCCGGGGTATAGAGCATGCCGGCGCAGGTCAGGTCGCCCCCGTAAAACCGGTCGCGGGCCAGGTTGTAGGAATCCGGTCCCGCCTGGTAGGCCTGGGCAACGCGGGCCCATTCCCGGATCCAGTCCACGCGTTCCAGGGTGCTGTCGATGGCATCCGTGGACTCCAGCAGGGATTCATCCCCCAGATCCGATACCGCGGCTTCGTAATAATCCGTGAGCATGCGGGCAAATGCCCGGGGGGCCAGTTCGTTGCGGTTTTCCCCGATGTAGCCTGCCATCAGGGCTTTCCACCGGGTGTCGTCCGTGGTGGCCCCTGCCTGGAGGTTGTGGTCCCAGGTCCCTTCGGGCGACTGGGGGCGGATGGCCGGGGTAATCCCCTGTACATAGCCATAGGTCTTTCGGATATCCTCCCGGTGCCACATCTCGGTGGAGGCCCCCATGGCATCGCCAATGGCCGACCCCGCCAGGGCGCCGAGCACCTTGTCGTAATATCCCAGGGAATCCGGCAGGCCTATCGTACTCCCATAGGAAGATTTGATTGGGGACGGGATATCCGTCTCGCGGGAAGGCTCCGTTTTGCAGGCGGCCAGTGCCAGCAGGGCCGTGAGCGTGTATAAGGCCAACCGGGGAGTAGTGCAGGTTTTAGTTTCCATAGAGTACGAGTTTGCGGGCCGTCTCCAGAAGGTTGCGTTTTTCGTCCAGGGAACGTTCCAGGGGAAGCTGGGCCAGGCCGATCAGCCTGCGCAGGATTTCCGTGCCGGCTACCCGCCCCGTGAGCTGGGGGTCAGCGGGGTTCGGATACAAGTCCAGCACCCGGCGCCATGCGTCCGGATCATTGGTGGCCATCACCAGATGGGCTGCCATCACTCCCAGGTCGAATTCGGGGAAGCCCGCAAAGCTGAATTCCGGGTCGATGATGTACGCCTTGCCATCAGCCTGCAGCCAACTGCCGGGGTAGTAGTCGCCGTGGAGCAGCGTGTCGCCCTCGCTGAGGTAGCGCTCGCCGAGTTCAGTAATGTTGCGAATCAGCGCCTGGTCGTTTAGGTAAGGGGCCGCCAGGGCGGCGAGGCCGGGCTGAACGTCGTCCAGGGAAAAGCCGTTATCCTCCCGGAAGGGCAGGACAAAGATATGCTGGTGGTTGAGTTGGCGGAGTTCCAGGTTGTCCGGGTAGTCCGCAGGGAGCGTACAGGCGTGGATCCGGGCCAGGGCTCCGGCCAGGGCCTGCAACGTTTCCGCGTCGGGTTGCCGGGTCCGGTAGAGGAAGGTCATGTCTTCCGCCTTGCCCAGGTCTTCCATCAACAGGAGGTGGGACGGCTCGTGAAAGCCGTATATGGCCGGCAGGTGGTCTTGGATGCCCGCCCCCTGCACTTCCCGGTAAAAGCGGTATTCCGTCCGGATCCGCCCTAAGGGGGCCGGGATGTCCGGGTATTTTTGCACATACGGACGGGACTGCTTTAATATCAGGGACCGGCCGGTGGTGGCAAGCCGCAGGACCACGTTCATATTGCCTTCCCCGGCCCGGGAAACTTCACGGACCGACTCCCCGTCTTCCAGCCAGCCCAGGCCGGACAGGAAGGCGGAGATCTCCTGGGGTTCGGAGTGGATATCGAATGCTTTCAAGGGTGTTGAATTTCCCCGAAAGATAGGAAGAATCCGGCTCCTTCCGGCAGGTGTTTCTGCAGGTTAGTCAAAGGCGAATCCGGTGGCCAGCCTGAAGATAAAGGCGTAAAGCACTACAAAGAACATCGCCAGGCTGAACCAGGCAAACAGCTTCAGGTAGTTGCGTACGATATAGTTTCCCAGGTTGCGGAAGGCTTCCTGGTAGATTTCGCGGATAAGAGATACAGTTTCCATAACGATAGTATTTGAGGGTTTTGATTAGGAAACAATCCAGAGCCGGGCCAAACCTGCCGGGAGGGCGGAATTTTCGATGAAGTGTAGGGGAAATGGGGTGAGAGGGGGGTTTTGGGTGATAAGATGTATTTATATTCGGAAGAATTCAACTTTAATTCAATTTGCATCAAATGGCATTTATCAAAAAGGAAGAAATAAAAGAAAATAGCTAAATGTTAATATCCGGGGTCAGCATTTATATCACCACAATTTACCAGATTTGGTTTTGCTTGATTCCATGATGGGGTATTTGCACTAAATCCAGTACAATTAGTGACCTCCATAACATCCCAACTACTTAAATCTTGATTAAATACTACCGCATTGGCAAACATAGATTGCATGTCTTTGACTTTTGAAACATTCCAACTTGATATATTTTGATCAAAGTTTGAGACATTTTGCCCTGTTGAAATATTATCAAAACCTTGAAACATACCAGCCATACTTGTCACTTGAGAAACATCCCAGTTTGAAATATTCTGGTTGAAAGTACTTGCATAAAACATTCCAGACATATCGGTTACTTTACTAACATTCCATGATGAAATGTCTTGATTAAAATCACTTGCTGAGAACATATTGGACATATCCGTGACGTTGCTTACGTCCCAATTAGAAATGTCCTGATTAAATGGGTTTCGAACCCAGTCGCTACCTCCTATACCACCTGTGTTTCGACTCCCACCAGAAAACATTCCAGACATGTTCGAAACATTGCTGACATCCAGATAAGAAATATTTTGATTGAAATTAGATGCGTGGAACATGTAGGATAAATCAGTTATATTACTTAAATCCCATTGATCAAAGTTTGGAATATTTGAAATTGTTGTGCCATCAAACATATGGGCTAAGCTGCTAATATTGTTTAAGTTGGGTACATCACTAGCCGTTAAGGAAACACGGGGAAAATTGAGGGCTCGCTCCAAGTTTTCCCATTCAATATCTCCCCACTGCTTTATGATATATCCCCCACGATGGGTCAACCCATAAGAAGAAGGTGCGTGGTAATAAAGTCTAGGAAAATCCCCAGTAATTTTTACGTCACGATATTCACCAGGCTCATAAGAATGGCTAATATCCCCTGTTACATTTGTATCTACATGTCCGTCACCCCAATCGACTTTATAATTATAGCTATAATTGGGATCGGTTGGTATTGTAAAAGTATAACCATCTTCATCAGGGCAACAACCCCATACGCCCTCAGGGTCATAATACTGAGGGGAAATTATAAACGGCCTTTGATCCGACCCAACCTCTTCTAAAGTTTTTGTAGAATATTCCGGTGAGAATTCTGTGTTTCCATACTGATCTTCGACATAGATTTGCCAGTAATAGGTGGTGTTAGGATTTAATGGAAATGGGTTGTTTCCTCCGACGGTTTGAATATGCCGGGTGAGGAAGCTGTTTTCAATATTGGTTGATCCTACATAGACCCCGGAGGCTGTCCCAAACCGGATGTATCCTTTGCTTCCTTCATTGAGTCTCCAGTCAACAGTGAAGGATGTTTCGGTAATATTGGTTACCTCGATGGAGGTGATACTGGGCGGGTCATTATCATTTTGGCTAGCCGAGCAGCCATATGCATCAATTGTTGATCCGGGGGCGGTATCTGGACATTGGTCCTGGCTGTTGGGGACGCCATCACCATCATCGTCGATCTGACTTTCTGAGCACCCCTCGGAATTTACTGTTTCCCCAGTTGGTGTTCCGGGGCATTGATCCAGGTCATTGCTAACGCCATCATTGTCTGAGTCCTTTTGACTCTCCGAACAGCCGTTGGCATCCACGGACTCTCCGGCGGGTGTGCCGGAACAATTATCCCGATCATCGGTTACGCCATCGGCATCAGAGTCTTTTTGGCTGTCCGAACATCCATTGGCATCAACTGATTCTCCGTTAGGGGTATTCGGGCAATCATCGTTATTGTCGTTAACCCCATCATTATCACTATCTTTCTGGGAGTCGGCGCATCCATTGGCGTCCACTGTAGCTCCGTTGGGGGTATTGGGGCATAGGTCATCCTGATCCTGAACTCCATCACCGTCGGAATCTTTCTGACTATCGGAACAGCCATTCTCGTCTACACTTTCCCCTTCCGGTGTTCCCGGGCACTGATCCAGGTCATTGGTAATCCCGTCACCATCTCCATCGGTTTCAGATTCTGAGCAACCAAACTCGTCGACTTCTTCACCTGCAGGTGTATCGGCACATTGATCCTGATCATCGGTAACTCCGTCTCCGTCGGTATCTTTTTGACTGGAAGCACACCCATTTTCATCCACATTGGCTCCTGCCGGTGTATCGGAGCATTGATCAAGCTCGTCAATTACCCCATCCGCATCAGAATCGAGCTGGGATGAAGAACACCCAGTTTCATCAACGGTTTCACCATCAGGGGTACCCGGACATTGGTCCAGGCTATTCACCACTCCATCTCCATCAGCATCTTTCTGGCTCTCAGAACAGCCATTGCCGTCCACTGTTTCACCTTCCGGTGTATCGGGGCATTGGTCTAGGCTATTAACAATTCCGTCCCCGTCGTCATCTTTCTGGGACTCAGAACAACCATTCTCATCAGCATTTTCGCTCTCGGGAGTGTCCGGACAAAGATCATCGGCATCACTAACACCATCACCATCGGAATCGACTTGGGATGAGGAACATCCTTTATCATCTACCTGTTCACCTTGTGGGGTATTAGGGCATTCGTCCCGGTCATTGGGGACACCGTCACCGTCCAGGTCGATTAGAACAAATTCTGCAATGAGGTCCACATCAGCTGTAATCCTGAAATTAAGTGGGTTGGAGTTGCCGGTTATATCACCGCTCCATTTGCTGAAACTATACCCTTCGGCAGGGATTGCCGAGATTGAGAGCTGTTCGTCCTCATCGAAAGTCCCGCCGGATGGATTGACCGAGCCAGCACCCTTGGGGGTAATGCTAATGGAGAGTGAATATTTTACAGGATCTTCTTCTTTGGTGCAGCCCAGGTATAAACCAGAAGCTATCACCAAAAGAAAAATGGGCAGGCGTATTTGCTTTCTCATACAAGTTTGGTCGAAAGCAGGAGAAATCCAAGCGAGATACCGCGGAAGAATTAGGGGATCGGAAAGATAGAAAACCTCCCAGAGGAAAGAATAAGGGAATCCGTAAACGGATCGAAATAATATATGAATGGTATAACTTGAATGAAAACCTCAAAGTACTCCGGGAGATACCTCAGTGCGTTCGGTGTTCCTTTGGCCCCCTGCCTGAAGTGCGAAATGGGGTGAGAGGGGGAGGATTTAACGATGACTTAATGATTTTGTGTTTATAACAAGTTAGTTTCAGGGAAAATTATATTGGTATGAAAATCATCACTTACACGCTCGGCTTTTTTGTTCTCAGCCTGGCTGCTATATGCGACCCGAACGAATATGAACGATGCGATTGTACCGTTCAATCTTTTGTGGCTGACCCTGAAGATCCGGATAATTATCTGCTCGATAGAGAGGTTCGCAAGGAGCGGATTTGCATTGAATCCCGGGATACGGTTTATCTCTCGCCTACCGAAAAGGAGGTTACTTTTGATTGCAGATAGGGGATTTGGGGTTTCTGGTTGAAGTGGGGGAAGGAGATACCTCGCTGTCGCTCGGTGTTCCTGACCGGTCCCCCGCCTGAAAATGCCAAAACCCTCCGCTGGCGTGCCAGCGGGTGTTTTTTGATTCCCGATCCCTTATGAAAGCAAGCTTTCAACGGTCTCAGGAAACAAAAAACCCACTCCTTTCGGAGCGGGTTTTGGCGCTTTAAGTGGTACCTCCAGGAATCGAACCAGGGACACACGGATTTTCAGTCCGTTGCTCTACCAACTGAGCTAAGGTACCTCATTTGAGCTGGCCTTTTTTTGGGGTCGCGGAGGACCCTGTAAAGGCGGGGGCAAATATAATTTCAAATCCGGGAATAACCAACAAATTCCGAAAAAAAGCGGGGCGTTTTTTTCGATTTCCCGATCTTTGAAGTATGAATCTGGTCATCGATGCGGGGAATACACAGATCAAGCTGGGCGTCTTCAGCGAGGGGCGGCTTTTGCATGTGGAAACCACGGTGGAGGATTCTTTTACGGACCGGATCAAATCCCTTTTCAACAGCTACCCGGGCATTGGCCATGCCATCCTGGCCTCGGTGGGCCACCTGGAGAAGTGTTATACGGATGCGCTCACGGTGTTCTGCCCGGTGCATGTGGTGGGTGCGCGCACGCGGCTTCCCTACCGGAATTCCTACGCCACCACCCAGACGCTGGGGGCGGACCGCATGGCGCTGGCCACGGCTGCCTTCTACCGCTTCCACAAGGAGAATTGCCTGGTGATCGATGCGGGCAGCTGCATTACCTACGACTTTGTGAACGATTACGGCGAATTCCTGGGCGGGGCCATTTCCCCGGGCCTGAAGATGCGCTACCGGGCCCTGAACGCCTTTACGGCGCGCCTGCCGCTGCTGGAGCCGGAAGAACCCCTGGACCTGGTGGGGAACGCCACGGTGAGCAGCATGCACAGCGGGGTGGTAAACGGCCTGTTGTTCGAGCTGGACGGGGTGATTGACCAATATAAATCGCGCTATTCAGATTTAACAGTTATTTTAACAGGAGGCGATGCGCAATTTTTGTCTAACCGGTTAAAAAATACCATATTTGCCCTTCCTAATTTTCTACTGGAGGGCTTAAACCAGCTGCTGGAATACAACAAAAGTTAGATGGTAAAACGATTGGTTCTCGCAATAATCGGTATTGCGATGTATTCAGCGTCCGCGCAAAACGGCACGCTTTCTCCTTACTCTTCCCTGGGCATTGGCGATTTTCGGTCTGTCAACAGCATCGAGAACCAGATGATGGGAGGACTCGGCGTCTACACGGACAGCATCCACCTGCAGCTAAACAACCCGGCCTCCCTCGGGAAGCTCGGCCTTACTGCCTATGCCGCCGGATTTTCGCACAAGGAGGTTCGCCTGGAGACTTTTGCCGAACAGCAGCGCCCGTCCGTTTCCAATTTCGAATACCTGGGCCTGGCATTCCCGCTTATCGCCCAGAAAGCCGGGGTGGCGCTGGGGATCAAGCCGTATAGTTCGGTGGGATACGACCTGGAGCAACTCCAGACCGTGCAGGGGGTCACCACGGCCAACCAGTTTACGGGCGAGGGGGGTATCAACCAGGCATTCCTCTCCGCGGGGTTCCGCCTCCTTCCCAGGCTGAACATCGGGGCTACGGTGAATTTCCACTTCGGCCGCATCGACCTGACCCGGGTGCAGGTAACCGACGGCATCGCCTACGGGACCCTGGACAGCCGGACCTCGGACATCAGCGGTTTCGACTTCAACTACGGCCTTACCTGGGAACCCATGGTCAGCAGCAAGCACACGCTGTTCACCTCGGTCCGGATCAATACGCAGACCAACCTGGTATCCTCCAACCGGCAGCGCATTTCCTCCTTTGTCCCGCTGACCGGGATTGAAATTGAGGGAATCGACGTAAATCTGGACCGGGACAACCTGCGGTTTACCGAGATCAAGATCCCCACCACCTACACCCTGGGGCTGGGATACGGGGAAGACAAACACTGGTTTGTGGGGGCCGAATACGGCATCCAGCAATTCAGCGATTTTGAGAACCGGTTCCTGGAATCGGCCAATGTGGTCTACGAGAACGCCAGCAGCTTGGCGCTTGGCGGATTCTATGTGCCGGATTACACCTCCATCGATACGTATTTAAACCGGGTTACCTACCGGGCGGGACTGCGCCTGGACAATACCGGGATGGTCATCAATGACAAGGCGCTCGAAAACTTTGGCATAACATTTGGATTAGGTTTACCCCTCGGAGCCGAAAGCGAATTTTCGAATCTGAATCTGGGATTCGAACTCGGAAGGAGGGGCACCACGATGAATGGCCTGGTGAGGGAAAGCTATTTCAAAGTGAGTCTGGGCCTCTCATTCGCGGACAGATGGTTCCGGAAGAGGCAGATTAATTGATAAAAAATTAGTAATTTACCACCCCTCTAATAATGACATATAAAATGAAAAAGGATTTTTACTTGATGATCATTGCGGTTTTCGGGGCCTTCGGAATGGTATTCGGACAAGCCCAGAATCCTGAATGTATGACGAATTTATCCATTTATGCGGAACACGCCAAGGTGAAGAATTACGAGGCGGCCTATACCCCGTGGAAGATGGTTTATGAAAATTGTCCGGGAATCAACAAGGCGAATTTCTCTTATGGGGAGCGCATCCTCGACTATAAGATCGAGAATTCCACCGGGGCTGAAAAAGAGGGTTATATCCAGGACCTTCTGGCGCTTTACGACAAGAGCACCGAATACTTCCCCAAGAACTATTCCCCTGCGGAAATCGCCAGCGATAAGGCCTCCTTGCTGTACGACAACAAAAAGGCCACGGACACAGAGCTCTATGCGATGCTCTCCGATGCTTTTAAAAAGGACCGCGAGAATTTCGACAACCCGAAGGCGCTCTACCTCTATTTCTCTTCCCTGGTAAACCTGCACAATGCGGGCAAGCAGGAATTGCAGGAGGTCTTCAACGTGTACGACGACGTGACGGAAAAAATTGAAGAAGAGAACGAAAAATACCTGGCGCAGATCAACCGGCTGTTGCCGAAGGATTCGCTGGGCACACTGACCTCCAAGGAAAAGCAGCAACTCCGCGCGTACAACAGCTACTCTGAAAACTACGGAAAAATTTCCGGGAGTATCGATTCCAAACTGGGAAGCCTGGCGGATTGCGACAACCTGATCCCGCTCTACGAGAAGAACTTCGCCGAGAAGAAAGACGATATTACCTGGGTGAAACGCGCCGTGGGCCGGATGTTCTCCAAGGAATGTACGGACGACCCGCTCTTCCGGAAACTGTTCGAAGCCCAGCTGGCCCTTGAGCCGTCGGCCAGTGCGTACCTCTACGGGGGTACCCTCAAGGCCAAGGACGGCGACAACCAGGGGGCGATTGCCGATTTCGACAAGGCAGCCGGCCTGGAAACCAATGCCAAGAAAAAGTCCGACATCCTGTATAAGGCGGCTACCATTGCCCGGAAATTCAGCAAGTCACAGGCCCGCAGCTATGCCCAGAAGGCGATCAATGCCTACGGCGCCAAC
This genomic window from Robiginitalea biformata HTCC2501 contains:
- a CDS encoding tetratricopeptide repeat protein, which translates into the protein MKKDFYLMIIAVFGAFGMVFGQAQNPECMTNLSIYAEHAKVKNYEAAYTPWKMVYENCPGINKANFSYGERILDYKIENSTGAEKEGYIQDLLALYDKSTEYFPKNYSPAEIASDKASLLYDNKKATDTELYAMLSDAFKKDRENFDNPKALYLYFSSLVNLHNAGKQELQEVFNVYDDVTEKIEEENEKYLAQINRLLPKDSLGTLTSKEKQQLRAYNSYSENYGKISGSIDSKLGSLADCDNLIPLYEKNFAEKKDDITWVKRAVGRMFSKECTDDPLFRKLFEAQLALEPSASAYLYGGTLKAKDGDNQGAIADFDKAAGLETNAKKKSDILYKAATIARKFSKSQARSYAQKAINAYGANGKAYLLIANLYASSANDCGSTTFEKRAIYWKAADLARQAARVDPSLSSTAKQAAASYSAKAPSKTDIFQSGMAGKTVSFSCWVGGSVKVPNL
- a CDS encoding phosphotransferase, with translation MKAFDIHSEPQEISAFLSGLGWLEDGESVREVSRAGEGNMNVVLRLATTGRSLILKQSRPYVQKYPDIPAPLGRIRTEYRFYREVQGAGIQDHLPAIYGFHEPSHLLLMEDLGKAEDMTFLYRTRQPDAETLQALAGALARIHACTLPADYPDNLELRQLNHQHIFVLPFREDNGFSLDDVQPGLAALAAPYLNDQALIRNITELGERYLSEGDTLLHGDYYPGSWLQADGKAYIIDPEFSFAGFPEFDLGVMAAHLVMATNDPDAWRRVLDLYPNPADPQLTGRVAGTEILRRLIGLAQLPLERSLDEKRNLLETARKLVLYGN
- a CDS encoding ADP-ribosylglycohydrolase family protein, with translation METKTCTTPRLALYTLTALLALAACKTEPSRETDIPSPIKSSYGSTIGLPDSLGYYDKVLGALAGSAIGDAMGASTEMWHREDIRKTYGYVQGITPAIRPQSPEGTWDHNLQAGATTDDTRWKALMAGYIGENRNELAPRAFARMLTDYYEAAVSDLGDESLLESTDAIDSTLERVDWIREWARVAQAYQAGPDSYNLARDRFYGGDLTCAGMLYTPALGLVAENPEAAYRLAYDHALFDLGYARDISALVAAMTRMAMNTSQTDSLLNTAVFIDPYRFEDSRLVGRISLTLALSARNYVKRARLLRPLPKDFSRDSLLRLVPTGYPEGPEGWRQQEFIYSNLERDQKAHAFHAGEIWQILIASLEFGQGDFMKTMQFIVNYGRDNDTVAAVAGMILGAQLGFEALPERERQLVLRFSRDQLGMDLEAMAREICGLDAGWRPATPKPGPSG
- a CDS encoding BspA family leucine-rich repeat surface protein; the protein is MRKQIRLPIFLLVIASGLYLGCTKEEDPVKYSLSISITPKGAGSVNPSGGTFDEDEQLSISAIPAEGYSFSKWSGDITGNSNPLNFRITADVDLIAEFVLIDLDGDGVPNDRDECPNTPQGEQVDDKGCSSSQVDSDGDGVSDADDLCPDTPESENADENGCSESQKDDDGDGIVNSLDQCPDTPEGETVDGNGCSESQKDADGDGVVNSLDQCPGTPDGETVDETGCSSSQLDSDADGVIDELDQCSDTPAGANVDENGCASSQKDTDGDGVTDDQDQCADTPAGEEVDEFGCSESETDGDGDGITNDLDQCPGTPEGESVDENGCSDSQKDSDGDGVQDQDDLCPNTPNGATVDANGCADSQKDSDNDGVNDNNDDCPNTPNGESVDANGCSDSQKDSDADGVTDDRDNCSGTPAGESVDANGCSESQKDSDNDGVSNDLDQCPGTPTGETVNSEGCSESQIDDDGDGVPNSQDQCPDTAPGSTIDAYGCSASQNDNDPPSITSIEVTNITETSFTVDWRLNEGSKGYIRFGTASGVYVGSTNIENSFLTRHIQTVGGNNPFPLNPNTTYYWQIYVEDQYGNTEFSPEYSTKTLEEVGSDQRPFIISPQYYDPEGVWGCCPDEDGYTFTIPTDPNYSYNYKVDWGDGHVDTNVTGDISHSYEPGEYRDVKITGDFPRLYYHAPSSYGLTHRGGYIIKQWGDIEWENLERALNFPRVSLTASDVPNLNNISSLAHMFDGTTISNIPNFDQWDLSNITDLSYMFHASNFNQNISYLDVSNVSNMSGMFSGGSRNTGGIGGSDWVRNPFNQDISNWDVSNVTDMSNMFSASDFNQDISSWNVSKVTDMSGMFYASTFNQNISNWDVSQVTSMAGMFQGFDNISTGQNVSNFDQNISSWNVSKVKDMQSMFANAVVFNQDLSSWDVMEVTNCTGFSANTPSWNQAKPNLVNCGDINADPGY
- a CDS encoding glycosyltransferase family protein, whose amino-acid sequence is MRILYAIQGTGNGHLSRARAIVPELLRQGVSLDLLVSGTQADIPLPYPVKFRFRGLSFIFGKQGGVDFWRTYLKANSMRLQREIRQLPVADYDLVLNDFEPVSAWACKLRGVPCWGVSHQAAVLSAAAPQPEKPDRIGRFVLSRYAPVSRQFGFHFKAYEPDMYTPVIRNGIRHATLSDSGHYTVYLPAYSDSRILRVLSEIPSVSWQVFSKHSHHAYRFGNVSIQPVSNQAFLESITSCRGVLSAAGFETPSEALFMGKKLCVIPMRAQLEQQCNAAALKAMGVPVLAGLSARELPRLQAWVMSDKRLRMDYPDQTRELVHRILATRTAPVWA
- a CDS encoding DUF6747 family protein; translated protein: METVSLIREIYQEAFRNLGNYIVRNYLKLFAWFSLAMFFVVLYAFIFRLATGFAFD
- a CDS encoding type III pantothenate kinase: MNLVIDAGNTQIKLGVFSEGRLLHVETTVEDSFTDRIKSLFNSYPGIGHAILASVGHLEKCYTDALTVFCPVHVVGARTRLPYRNSYATTQTLGADRMALATAAFYRFHKENCLVIDAGSCITYDFVNDYGEFLGGAISPGLKMRYRALNAFTARLPLLEPEEPLDLVGNATVSSMHSGVVNGLLFELDGVIDQYKSRYSDLTVILTGGDAQFLSNRLKNTIFALPNFLLEGLNQLLEYNKS